A section of the Bacillus sp. HSf4 genome encodes:
- a CDS encoding PadR family transcriptional regulator → MENLTEMLKGSLEGCVLEIISRHETYGYEITRRLNELGFTEVVEGTVYTILVRLEKKKLVNIEKKPSDMGPPRKFYSLNEAGRRELELFWEKWEFISSKINVLKST, encoded by the coding sequence GTGGAAAATTTAACTGAAATGCTGAAGGGTTCGCTGGAAGGCTGCGTGCTGGAAATTATCAGCCGCCATGAAACCTACGGCTATGAGATTACCCGCCGCCTAAACGAGCTTGGGTTTACCGAAGTTGTGGAAGGGACGGTCTACACCATCCTCGTGCGATTAGAAAAGAAAAAACTTGTGAACATAGAAAAGAAACCGTCAGATATGGGACCGCCCCGCAAGTTTTACTCACTTAATGAGGCTGGCCGCCGTGAACTCGAATTATTTTGGGAAAAATGGGAGTTTATATCATCGAAAATCAATGTCTTGAAGTCAACCTAA
- a CDS encoding DUF1048 domain-containing protein — protein MMEMFKKMIGDKKEYKMMMARVKALPEDYQFVFKKIQNYMWNFSAGSGMDMLHIQYELIELFEAGAAEGRQVLEITGDDVASFADELVANAKTYVAKYREDLNQSIMKRFGKK, from the coding sequence ATGATGGAAATGTTCAAAAAAATGATTGGTGATAAAAAAGAGTACAAGATGATGATGGCACGGGTTAAAGCCCTGCCAGAGGACTATCAGTTTGTATTTAAGAAAATTCAAAACTACATGTGGAATTTCTCAGCGGGCAGCGGGATGGACATGTTGCACATCCAGTATGAATTAATCGAGTTGTTCGAAGCCGGTGCGGCGGAAGGCAGACAAGTGCTGGAAATCACCGGGGACGACGTGGCGTCCTTTGCCGACGAACTAGTGGCAAACGCTAAAACCTATGTCGCCAAGTATCGTGAAGATTTAAATCAGAGTATCATGAAGCGATTTGGAAAAAAATAA